One window from the genome of Geoalkalibacter sp. encodes:
- the mutS gene encoding DNA mismatch repair protein MutS, with translation MSSNTPMMRQYLEIKSQHPDAILFFRLGDFYEMFMDDAVTASRVLGLTLTSRNKGAAEQVPLCGIPYHSSQGYIARLIDNGFKVAICEQVEDPRDAKGIVRREVVQVVTPGLVVDSDNLQPKENNFLLALTAGEEGVPGLSCIDITTGAFRLTECRNLDELRSEILSLDPREVLLPGEGSGLELEAALRPVLEGRLVTRLPEWVFEEDRARRLLLDFFAVANLQGFGCEHLRVGVQAAGAVLHYLRETLQGSLEHIRSLSPYLAAEHLILDAATRRNLELTAAQGEGRKKGSLLGVMDRTVTAMGGRKLRHWIQYPLADVARIRARLAAVGELRDKAGVRDELREALEGVHDLERLGARIAMASAGAKDLTALRASLEKLPGIRAGVAQLEAPLSVRLAAAIDPLEDVRQLIAEALVDDPPFVLREGGLIRDGFHAELDELRLISRQGKGWIAQLELQERERTGIGSLKVRYNKVFGYYIEITRTHLARVPEDYERRQTLVNAERFVTPALKDYESKVLGAEERIQALEYDLFQEVRRQVAAQGSRLQGTADALAELDVLAGLADLAHEADYACPEVDESTRLHIEEGRHPVVERMHLGERFVPNDVLLDTEENQLLVITGPNMAGKSTFMRQVALITLMAHMGSFVPARAARIGLVDRIFTRVGASDNLASGQSTFMVEMTETANILHNATPRSLIILDEIGRGTSTFDGLSIAWAVAEYLHDQARVAAKTLFATHYHELADLALTRERVKNWNVALREWNDQVIFLRKIVKGSASHSYGIQVARLAGIPAAVVERAKEVLRNLEAGEFGREGEPRLARSRKRPSAPNPQLSLFGDGEDALRRRLEEIDVSVLTPLEALNLLDGLKKLV, from the coding sequence ATGTCGAGCAACACCCCCATGATGCGTCAGTACCTGGAGATCAAATCCCAGCATCCCGACGCCATCCTATTTTTTCGCCTCGGCGATTTCTATGAAATGTTCATGGACGACGCCGTCACCGCCTCGCGCGTTCTCGGCCTCACCCTGACCTCGCGCAACAAGGGCGCGGCCGAGCAGGTGCCGCTGTGCGGCATTCCCTATCACAGCAGCCAGGGCTATATCGCGCGCCTCATCGACAACGGTTTCAAGGTCGCCATCTGCGAGCAGGTGGAGGATCCCCGCGACGCCAAGGGCATCGTGCGCCGCGAGGTGGTGCAGGTGGTCACGCCCGGCCTGGTGGTCGACAGCGACAACCTCCAGCCCAAGGAAAACAACTTCCTGCTGGCGCTGACGGCGGGGGAGGAGGGCGTTCCGGGCCTTTCCTGCATCGACATCACCACCGGGGCCTTTCGTCTGACGGAATGCCGGAATCTGGACGAACTGCGCAGTGAAATCCTCTCCCTCGATCCCCGGGAAGTCCTGCTCCCCGGCGAAGGCTCGGGGCTGGAGTTGGAGGCGGCGCTGCGCCCGGTGCTGGAGGGGCGCCTGGTGACGCGTCTGCCCGAGTGGGTGTTCGAGGAGGATCGTGCCCGGCGTCTGCTGCTTGATTTTTTCGCAGTGGCCAACTTGCAGGGCTTCGGCTGCGAGCATCTGCGAGTCGGCGTGCAGGCCGCCGGGGCGGTGCTGCACTACCTGCGGGAAACCTTGCAAGGCAGTCTGGAGCATATCCGCAGCCTTTCGCCCTATCTCGCCGCCGAGCACCTGATTCTTGATGCCGCGACCCGCCGCAACCTGGAGTTGACCGCCGCCCAGGGCGAAGGGCGCAAAAAAGGTTCGCTGCTCGGCGTCATGGACCGCACGGTCACGGCCATGGGCGGGCGCAAGCTGCGGCACTGGATTCAGTATCCCCTTGCCGACGTGGCGCGCATCCGCGCGCGCCTGGCGGCGGTGGGCGAGCTGCGGGACAAGGCCGGGGTGCGCGATGAGCTGCGCGAGGCCCTCGAAGGCGTTCATGATCTGGAGCGCCTGGGCGCGCGCATCGCCATGGCCAGTGCGGGCGCCAAGGATCTGACGGCTCTGCGCGCCTCCCTGGAGAAGCTGCCCGGCATTCGCGCGGGGGTCGCGCAGCTGGAGGCGCCCCTGTCGGTCAGGCTGGCGGCGGCCATCGATCCGCTGGAGGATGTGCGGCAGCTGATCGCCGAGGCCCTGGTGGATGATCCGCCCTTCGTGCTGCGCGAAGGCGGCCTGATCCGCGACGGGTTCCATGCCGAACTCGACGAGCTGCGTTTGATCAGCCGGCAAGGCAAGGGCTGGATCGCGCAGCTTGAACTGCAGGAGCGCGAGCGCACCGGCATCGGCTCCCTCAAGGTGCGCTACAACAAGGTGTTCGGTTACTACATCGAGATCACCCGCACCCATCTGGCGCGGGTGCCCGAGGACTACGAACGCCGGCAGACCCTGGTCAATGCCGAGCGCTTCGTCACCCCGGCCCTCAAGGACTACGAGAGCAAGGTGCTCGGCGCCGAGGAGCGCATCCAGGCGCTGGAGTACGACCTGTTCCAGGAGGTGCGCCGCCAGGTCGCCGCGCAGGGGTCGCGCCTGCAGGGCACCGCCGATGCCCTGGCCGAACTCGACGTGCTGGCGGGCCTGGCGGATCTTGCCCATGAGGCCGACTACGCCTGTCCCGAAGTCGACGAGAGTACGCGGCTGCACATCGAGGAGGGACGCCATCCGGTGGTCGAGCGCATGCATCTCGGCGAGCGTTTCGTGCCCAACGACGTGCTCCTCGACACCGAGGAGAATCAGCTGCTGGTCATCACCGGCCCCAACATGGCCGGCAAGTCGACCTTCATGCGTCAGGTGGCGCTGATCACCCTGATGGCGCACATGGGCAGTTTCGTGCCGGCGCGCGCGGCGCGCATCGGGCTGGTGGATCGCATCTTCACCCGCGTCGGGGCGAGCGACAACCTGGCCTCGGGGCAGTCGACCTTCATGGTCGAGATGACCGAAACCGCCAACATTCTGCACAACGCCACGCCGCGCAGCCTGATCATCCTCGATGAGATCGGGCGCGGCACCTCGACCTTCGACGGCCTGAGCATCGCCTGGGCGGTGGCCGAATACTTGCATGACCAGGCGCGGGTGGCGGCAAAGACCCTGTTCGCCACCCATTACCACGAACTGGCCGATCTGGCCCTGACCCGCGAGCGCGTCAAGAACTGGAACGTGGCTTTGCGCGAATGGAACGATCAGGTGATTTTTCTGCGCAAGATCGTCAAGGGCAGCGCCAGCCACAGTTACGGCATCCAGGTGGCGCGGCTGGCGGGCATTCCCGCCGCGGTGGTCGAGCGGGCCAAGGAAGTGCTGCGCAACCTCGAAGCCGGTGAATTCGGCCGCGAGGGCGAGCCGCGCCTGGCGCGCAGCCGCAAGCGCCCCTCGGCGCCCAATCCGCAACTGTCCCTGTTCGGGGACGGCGAGGATGCCTTGCGGCGGCGTCTGGAGGAGATCGACGTCAGCGTTTTGACCCCTCTGGAAGCTCTCAATCTGCTCGACGGCCTAAAAAAGCTGGTCTGA